In Magnetococcales bacterium, the sequence CCCAGAAGCGTTATGCGAGTCTGGGAGAAAAGGGGCCGGTGGTGCTGATGGCCAACAACGATCTGGCCAAGGTGATGCAACCGGTCAACGATCTGCGGGACAAGCGACTGGCCCGCACCGAATCGACGGATTTGACCCGGATCGTGTTGAAGAAACAGACCGGGGAGTCGATCCGGCTGGTGCGGGAGCAGGAGGGGGTGTGGAATCTGGAAGCCCCCTTGAAGGATCGGGCGGACGCCAATCGGATCAACGCCTGGATTTTTGCCCTGACCGGTTCCCAGGGTACCGCCTTTCAGAAGGACAAGCCCGAGGGGGAAGGGGCCTGGACCGTGGAGTTGACCCCGTCCAAGGGTGACAACGAGACTTTCACCATCTGGCGGGTGGGGGAGACGTTGTTGGCCTCGCGAGCGGGTGAGCCGGACTGGATGATGTTGCCGAAATATCTGGTCGAGGAGTTGGACAAGAGCGCCTTGGAACTGGTGGCCATGCGACCGGTGGAGTCCAAGAGCGATTTCGATACCCTGCGGTTGGAGTCCGAGGGCAAAACCCTCAGTGCCGAGAAGAAGTCGGGCCAGTGGCCCCGGGACGAATGGGGCAGCATCGAGGAGATGTTGTTGCGGGATGCCTATCGGGGGGTACCCCTCAAGACCGATGGCACCCCTTTGGTGACCATCACCCTGGGACAGGGGGACAAGGCCCGTGTGTTGCGGGTCTATCAGGAGAAGAAAACCGTCATTGTCACGTTGCCGGATCGTCCCATCTCCCTGGAGTTGACCCCGTTGCAGGCCGAAAGTCTGCAAAAGGCGGTAGGCACCCTTCTGCCCCCTCCCAGCGCTTCTTGAATCCTTTTTGGGCCGTGGATGCAGGGATCCCCTCCCGCGCATCCACGGAATTTTTCCAGGAACACCTCAACTTCTCCGGCTTTTCAGACGAAAAGAGTTCCATGTATCCCGTGGACCCCTGGAGGAGTCGAGGAGACTGTTCCCATGAAAAAAGATCCCAAACTGGATGGCTGGATCTCCCTGGAAGAATATCTGGTGGATGGCGTGCGCAAGCCCAAAACACGGATCGTCCATCCGGTGGGCAAACACCCCGGTCCC encodes:
- a CDS encoding DUF4340 domain-containing protein, whose amino-acid sequence is MSKGWRNNLILAAIMAAAAGGLWTLDARESARDEADKLSRSVSTLRADGATSAEFRDGAGQSVTLTREGDRWAITGPSRLRTNGEAVKGMLEVLGRNYEKKAVDSLTDPAPFGLTAPAARLLVKDDKGASTVLLVGSTTPANPQKRYASLGEKGPVVLMANNDLAKVMQPVNDLRDKRLARTESTDLTRIVLKKQTGESIRLVREQEGVWNLEAPLKDRADANRINAWIFALTGSQGTAFQKDKPEGEGAWTVELTPSKGDNETFTIWRVGETLLASRAGEPDWMMLPKYLVEELDKSALELVAMRPVESKSDFDTLRLESEGKTLSAEKKSGQWPRDEWGSIEEMLLRDAYRGVPLKTDGTPLVTITLGQGDKARVLRVYQEKKTVIVTLPDRPISLELTPLQAESLQKAVGTLLPPPSAS